In the Chlamydiales bacterium STE3 genome, one interval contains:
- a CDS encoding Ribose-phosphate pyrophosphokinase (Product derived from UniProtKB/Swiss-Prot:Q7M8J0;Gene name derived from UniProtKB/Swiss-Prot:Q7M8J0;EC number derived from UniProtKB/Swiss-Prot:Q7M8J0) translates to MNSSEQSDFLLFAGSSNQKFANEVADCLGVLLGKVHIDRFPDGEISLQVMENVRGRDTFVLQTIALDPNNLLLELLIMVDALKRASAKSIVAVIPYFGYCRQDRKDKPRVPITAKLVANLLENAGVTRVITMDLHAEQIQGFFDIPVDNLYARPLMAKAIKALNLNNLVVVAPDIGSVKIAKTYVAQLNVDFAVVDKDRVTASKVETVTLIGDVKGKDVLLADDMCTTGETLLSAAKACREKGALRIFAVLTHGLFVNKALEKIEQSPIEAIFVANTIPSENRFAFTKKIKTISVSNLFSQAIRYNLSNESISSLFEINYCH, encoded by the coding sequence GTGAACAGTTCTGAACAGTCTGATTTTTTATTATTTGCAGGTTCTTCAAACCAAAAATTTGCAAATGAGGTAGCGGATTGTTTAGGTGTTTTGCTTGGTAAAGTCCATATTGATCGCTTTCCCGATGGAGAAATTTCTCTACAAGTCATGGAAAATGTCAGGGGAAGAGACACGTTTGTTTTGCAAACGATTGCTCTAGACCCGAATAATTTGTTACTAGAGCTGCTCATCATGGTTGATGCCCTTAAGCGTGCATCAGCAAAAAGCATTGTAGCAGTCATTCCTTACTTCGGTTACTGCAGACAAGATCGCAAAGACAAACCTCGAGTGCCTATTACAGCTAAACTGGTAGCTAATCTGCTAGAGAATGCTGGGGTAACAAGAGTGATCACTATGGATTTACACGCGGAGCAAATACAAGGTTTTTTTGATATCCCTGTTGATAATCTTTATGCTAGGCCGTTAATGGCTAAAGCAATAAAAGCTTTAAACCTAAATAACCTAGTTGTTGTGGCGCCGGATATAGGCAGTGTCAAAATTGCTAAAACTTACGTTGCACAACTTAACGTTGATTTTGCTGTTGTCGACAAAGATAGAGTAACTGCCTCAAAGGTTGAAACAGTGACTCTGATTGGGGATGTTAAAGGAAAAGATGTACTTCTCGCTGACGATATGTGCACTACAGGTGAAACATTATTGTCAGCAGCGAAAGCATGCCGAGAGAAGGGAGCTCTAAGAATCTTTGCAGTTTTAACTCATGGCTTATTTGTCAATAAAGCCTTAGAGAAAATTGAGCAAAGTCCGATAGAAGCTATATTTGTAGCGAATACAATTCCCTCTGAAAATCGTTTTGCATTTACTAAAAAAATAAAAACGATTTCCGTCTCAAACCTGTTTAGTCAGGCAATTCGGTATAACCTTTCGAATGAGTCCATCTCTTCATTATTTGAGATCAATTATTGCCATTAA
- a CDS encoding CDP-diacylglycerol--glycerol-3-phosphate 3-phosphatidyltransferase (Product derived from UniProtKB/Swiss-Prot:P46322;Gene name derived from UniProtKB/Swiss-Prot:P46322;EC number derived from UniProtKB/Swiss-Prot:P46322), whose product MSPAHYYTLFRVFVGPIFLFVYSTYSTLGISPWVMPWILLALLITAEFTDVFDGYIARKYNKVTDLGKILDPMADSIYRISMFLTFTLPPVSIPIWILFIFLYRDSLISTLRTICAFKGLILAARISGKIKAVIQGIASILIIFLMILESTGFTTKDQLTIYSTIIAAMAASYTIYSGIDYIYANRSYVHKVLND is encoded by the coding sequence ATGAGTCCTGCACACTACTATACGTTATTTAGAGTTTTTGTTGGCCCGATTTTTTTATTTGTTTACAGCACCTACTCAACCCTAGGCATCTCCCCATGGGTAATGCCCTGGATACTACTAGCTCTACTAATCACAGCAGAATTTACGGATGTTTTTGATGGGTACATTGCCCGAAAATACAATAAGGTGACAGATTTAGGAAAAATTTTAGACCCTATGGCAGACAGCATCTACCGTATTTCCATGTTTCTCACCTTTACACTTCCCCCTGTCTCAATTCCAATTTGGATTCTGTTTATTTTTCTTTATAGAGATTCTCTTATTAGTACTTTAAGAACGATTTGCGCCTTTAAAGGACTCATTTTGGCTGCCCGCATAAGCGGAAAAATAAAAGCTGTCATTCAGGGCATTGCATCCATATTGATTATTTTCCTCATGATTTTGGAAAGCACTGGCTTTACAACCAAAGATCAGCTCACTATCTATAGCACAATCATCGCAGCCATGGCGGCCTCCTATACAATTTACTCTGGCATCGATTACATTTATGCCAATCGAAGTTATGTTCATAAAGTCCTCAATGACTAA
- a CDS encoding 50S ribosomal protein L25 (Product derived from UniProtKB/Swiss-Prot:Q6MAT1;Gene name derived from UniProtKB/Swiss-Prot:Q6MAT1) translates to MELQVSKRDSTRKCEAKRLRREGQIPAVIYNRNQPGETVSIDNTVFSAFLRKITPGHLPTTVFTLIGAEKTRKAILKDIQYHPTTYSVIHLDFEELVDNIPVNVKVPVEFTGVADSSGLKLGGVLRHVKRHIKVNCLPKDIPSHFQLDVREMSILENKKVKDLTIPENVRSLVDENQVIVVIAKR, encoded by the coding sequence ATGGAACTACAAGTTTCTAAACGTGATTCAACGAGAAAATGCGAAGCAAAACGCTTGCGCAGGGAAGGGCAAATTCCGGCTGTTATTTACAACCGTAATCAACCTGGTGAAACAGTGAGTATTGACAACACTGTCTTTTCAGCATTCTTGCGCAAAATCACTCCAGGTCATCTGCCGACGACGGTTTTTACATTGATTGGGGCCGAGAAAACGCGCAAAGCAATTTTAAAAGATATCCAGTACCACCCAACGACTTACAGTGTTATTCATCTTGATTTTGAAGAACTTGTAGATAACATCCCCGTTAACGTTAAGGTTCCTGTTGAATTTACTGGCGTAGCGGATAGCTCCGGCCTTAAGCTTGGTGGTGTATTACGTCATGTAAAAAGACACATCAAAGTAAACTGTTTACCAAAAGACATTCCAAGCCATTTTCAATTAGATGTTAGAGAGATGAGCATTCTGGAAAACAAAAAAGTCAAAGACTTGACAATTCCTGAAAATGTCCGCTCTTTAGTTGATGAAAACCA
- a CDS encoding Glycogen synthase (Product derived from UniProtKB/Swiss-Prot:Q6MAS9;Gene name derived from UniProtKB/Swiss-Prot:Q6MAS9;EC number derived from UniProtKB/Swiss-Prot:Q6MAS9) has product MELQPMHLIHIASELAPVAKVGGLADVLLGLNRELSRKKHDVDIIIPKYDCMDSDEIRDLSIYKQNVLSFYDNDWHSNTVWLGWVENLKVYFIEPHHPRYFFERGCYYGCEDDIERYLYFSRAVLDFLDQSNIHPDILHLHDWQTAIISVLYKDLFKDKNGYPTKTVFTIHNLEYQGKCASHDLNRIGLKGDSYLNPEKMQDPYQPDILNLLKGGIVYSDYITTVSKNYAWEVQTPEGGRGLDTTLREHSNKFSGILNGIDYSYWNPEVDRYLPTHYSSRETPLDKKDRNTIDKKAYIKKLLRERLTLAEAHRPIVGCITRLVPQKGIEMIKHTLLHIVEKGGQFVLLGSSPIASISSEFHQLKQQFTDHPHIHLILHHQEELAHMIFAGSDMLIVPSLFEPCGLTQLIAMKYGSVPIVRKTGGLADTVFDVDYSCHKFEETNGYTFDYPDAQGIDSALDRAIKCWTENPEKWRKLMINCMNIDFSWNKSSNAYLDIYKKVIEQ; this is encoded by the coding sequence ATGGAACTTCAACCTATGCATCTCATCCATATCGCATCGGAACTAGCACCAGTAGCAAAAGTCGGAGGTCTTGCTGATGTTTTGTTAGGCTTAAACCGCGAGCTTTCGCGAAAAAAGCACGATGTCGACATCATTATTCCCAAATATGACTGCATGGATAGCGATGAAATCCGCGATCTTAGTATCTACAAACAAAATGTTTTATCTTTTTATGATAACGATTGGCATAGTAATACTGTTTGGCTAGGTTGGGTTGAAAATTTAAAAGTCTATTTCATTGAACCCCACCATCCCCGTTACTTTTTTGAGCGCGGCTGCTACTATGGATGTGAAGATGACATTGAACGCTACCTCTATTTTTCTCGAGCAGTACTCGACTTTCTAGACCAAAGCAATATACACCCGGATATCCTGCATTTGCATGATTGGCAAACAGCCATTATTTCTGTCCTTTACAAAGATCTGTTTAAAGACAAAAATGGCTACCCCACCAAAACTGTTTTTACCATCCACAACCTCGAGTATCAGGGGAAATGCGCTTCTCATGACCTCAATAGGATTGGTCTTAAAGGAGACAGCTATCTTAATCCAGAAAAAATGCAAGATCCGTACCAGCCAGACATCCTTAATTTGCTAAAAGGGGGCATTGTTTATTCTGACTACATTACAACAGTTTCCAAAAACTATGCGTGGGAAGTTCAAACGCCTGAGGGAGGAAGAGGACTTGACACTACTCTAAGGGAGCATAGCAATAAATTCTCAGGAATTTTAAATGGCATTGATTACAGCTATTGGAATCCAGAAGTCGATCGCTATCTACCCACACATTACTCATCACGAGAAACGCCTTTGGACAAAAAAGACAGAAATACCATTGATAAAAAAGCCTACATAAAAAAATTGCTGCGCGAACGTCTAACGTTAGCGGAAGCGCATCGTCCCATTGTTGGCTGTATCACTCGCTTGGTTCCCCAAAAAGGAATCGAAATGATTAAACACACTCTCCTTCATATTGTCGAAAAGGGAGGGCAGTTTGTTTTGCTAGGTTCCAGCCCTATTGCGAGCATCAGCAGTGAGTTCCATCAACTGAAGCAACAATTTACTGATCACCCTCACATTCATCTCATTTTACACCATCAAGAAGAACTTGCTCACATGATTTTTGCCGGATCTGATATGTTGATTGTTCCCTCTCTTTTTGAGCCATGCGGTCTTACACAACTGATTGCCATGAAGTATGGCAGTGTGCCGATTGTAAGAAAAACTGGGGGATTGGCAGACACTGTTTTTGATGTGGATTATTCCTGCCATAAATTCGAAGAGACGAATGGGTATACCTTTGATTATCCTGATGCGCAGGGCATTGACTCTGCACTTGATCGAGCCATAAAATGTTGGACAGAAAATCCAGAAAAGTGGCGCAAGTTAATGATAAATTGTATGAATATTGATTTTAGTTGGAACAAATCTTCCAATGCCTACCTAGACATTTATAAAAAAGTGATAGAGCAATGA